In the Sediminibacter sp. Hel_I_10 genome, one interval contains:
- a CDS encoding site-specific integrase: protein MEPSDILHGIDGKLWIITHRVTTNNPLKIPILSKALELINKYKKHSKSLAKATVSPKISNQKRNSYLKKIGDLSERHKTLTFHLARHTFSMTITLTNGVPMETVSKLLGHSRLSTTQIYAKVIESKANDDMLQLKEKLKNASISKVKKAN, encoded by the coding sequence TTGGAACCTTCTGACATTCTTCACGGTATTGATGGAAAATTATGGATTATTACTCATAGGGTTACAACGAACAACCCTTTAAAAATTCCAATATTATCAAAAGCACTAGAGTTGATTAATAAATATAAAAAACATTCAAAATCACTGGCCAAAGCTACTGTTTCTCCGAAAATTTCAAATCAAAAACGCAACTCATATCTCAAGAAAATAGGAGACCTGTCTGAAAGACATAAAACCCTAACATTTCATTTGGCCAGACATACATTTTCTATGACAATAACATTAACTAATGGCGTACCAATGGAAACAGTATCAAAATTATTAGGGCATTCAAGATTGTCTACAACTCAAATTTATGCGAAAGTAATTGAAAGTAAGGCAAATGATGATATGTTGCAATTGAAGGAGAAACTAAAAAATGCTAGTATATCCAAAGTGAAAAAAGCCAACTAA
- the udk gene encoding uridine kinase — protein MLIIGIAGGTGCGKTTVVNQILKELPEGEVGVISQDSYYKDTTHLSYEERVKINFDHPRSIDFELLEQHLKALKKGLAVDQPVYSFVKHNRTGDSIHTHPRKVMIVEGILILTHPELRELFDIKIYVHADSDERLIRRLKRDISERGRDLDEVLSRYQNTLKPMHQQFIEPMKEYADIIIPNNKYNTVAVGIVKTIINEKLKYA, from the coding sequence ATGCTCATAATTGGTATTGCAGGCGGCACAGGCTGTGGAAAAACAACTGTGGTCAACCAAATTCTCAAAGAATTGCCAGAGGGCGAGGTTGGTGTAATCTCTCAAGATTCGTATTACAAAGACACAACGCATCTCAGTTATGAAGAGCGTGTAAAAATCAATTTTGACCATCCAAGATCTATTGATTTTGAATTACTAGAGCAACATTTAAAAGCGCTTAAAAAAGGGCTTGCTGTAGACCAACCAGTTTATTCTTTTGTAAAACACAATAGAACTGGAGACTCCATCCACACACACCCGCGAAAAGTAATGATTGTAGAAGGCATTTTGATCTTAACGCACCCCGAGCTTCGTGAGTTGTTTGACATCAAGATCTATGTGCATGCTGACAGTGATGAGCGCCTGATAAGACGTTTAAAACGTGATATTTCTGAACGTGGTCGCGATTTAGATGAAGTCTTGTCACGTTATCAAAACACACTCAAGCCAATGCACCAGCAGTTTATAGAACCTATGAAAGAGTATGCAGACATCATTATCCCAAACAATAAATACAATACGGTGGCAGTAGGCATTGTAAAAACCATAATTAATGAAAAACTTAAATATGCTTAA
- a CDS encoding substrate-binding domain-containing protein — protein MLRLIFLVFVVLSLVSCNKLEDEKKFKIGFSQTGTKDDWRKSMNKSMEIQAEFHPEIELKILDSDDKVENQIKDIEQLISENVDILIVSPIKSKQITPVVEKAFKNGIPVIIVDRKTEGENYTAYLGGDNYQVGINAAKYIASFSNSLKKIIEIKGLSGSSPALERSLGFEEVVTNNPNLEVIKVIEGNWESYSIKNSLSKVLDSIKDVDYIFAHNDRMALGAWQVVKEKKLQNRISIIGVDGLNGPNGGIQMVKDNKLLATILYPTGGDEAIRLSLEILKGKTVAKNNLLNTIVIDARNADIMSKQFDKIYQQQQDINFQQDKIKLQEKNYTSQNIALRLLLVLLILSILLGVYSIYTSYNLKKKKRELELQNRKITVQRNQIKKIAKEVKASNEAKTNFFTGLSHEFKTPITLILSSIESLSEEKKIRDSKILNELSLIFNNSKRLLRLINQLLDFRKLEDRKFIFRASETNLFTFINNIYKDFEREAQKRNIDFKIEGNNLDLTIFLDRNLMDKVFFNLLSNAFKFTPNNGKIIIDINDERSTNFVKISIKDSGIGIPDNELESVFKAFYQGSNNNKASSGIGLHISREIVELHKGSIEVHSKHGSEFLITLYKDRAHLSSDEIVLEPAMVDNEVSGFNQEYEDDIYDTEVISKSEEKYTILIIEDNSDLVKFLKNKLSISYEIYTSDGNDGIEKAIEIIPDIIICDVNLPVKDGFEICETLKKDLRTSHIPTVILTALGNKESYIKGLESGADLYLTKPFSLAILSQSIKTLLYNREKLRYYYINSIHNIGQEAEFGTIEQEFLQKLNLIIRENIDNSNFTVENLADQLLISRVQLYRKIKAILGISISDYIQNIRLDKAKELLKDSTLSISEIAYASGFSSPNYFSTAFKAKLNISPKAFRDN, from the coding sequence ATGTTAAGATTAATATTTTTAGTGTTTGTTGTATTGAGCTTGGTTTCCTGCAATAAGCTCGAAGATGAGAAGAAATTTAAGATTGGCTTTTCCCAAACTGGAACCAAGGATGACTGGCGAAAGTCTATGAACAAATCTATGGAAATTCAAGCGGAATTTCATCCAGAAATTGAACTTAAAATTCTTGATAGTGATGACAAGGTTGAGAATCAGATTAAAGATATTGAACAACTTATTTCCGAAAACGTTGATATTCTCATTGTATCACCGATAAAGTCAAAGCAGATTACACCAGTAGTTGAAAAAGCATTTAAAAATGGAATTCCTGTTATTATTGTGGATAGGAAAACAGAGGGCGAAAATTACACCGCGTATTTGGGTGGAGATAATTATCAAGTTGGAATTAATGCAGCAAAATATATTGCTTCCTTCTCCAATAGTCTCAAAAAAATAATTGAAATAAAGGGACTTTCTGGATCTTCGCCAGCTTTGGAAAGAAGTTTAGGCTTTGAGGAGGTTGTAACCAATAATCCAAATTTAGAGGTTATAAAAGTGATTGAGGGTAATTGGGAGAGTTATTCCATAAAAAATAGTTTAAGTAAAGTACTTGATAGTATTAAAGATGTGGATTATATATTTGCCCATAACGATAGAATGGCCTTGGGAGCATGGCAGGTTGTTAAAGAAAAAAAACTTCAAAACCGAATCAGTATTATAGGTGTTGACGGTCTAAATGGGCCAAATGGAGGCATTCAAATGGTCAAGGATAATAAATTATTGGCTACAATTTTATATCCTACAGGAGGGGATGAAGCAATACGTCTTTCTTTAGAAATATTGAAAGGAAAAACAGTAGCCAAAAACAATCTCTTGAACACTATAGTAATTGATGCTCGCAATGCTGACATCATGAGTAAACAGTTCGATAAAATTTATCAACAACAACAAGATATAAATTTTCAACAGGACAAAATTAAATTACAAGAAAAGAACTATACCTCTCAAAATATTGCCTTAAGGTTGCTTTTGGTTTTATTAATCCTCAGTATTCTTTTAGGGGTTTATAGTATTTACACAAGCTATAATTTAAAAAAGAAAAAACGGGAGTTAGAATTACAGAATCGAAAAATCACAGTTCAACGAAATCAAATTAAAAAAATAGCTAAAGAGGTCAAGGCAAGCAATGAAGCGAAAACAAATTTCTTTACTGGTCTCTCACATGAGTTCAAGACACCTATTACTTTAATATTGTCATCCATCGAATCTCTATCCGAAGAGAAGAAAATTAGGGACTCCAAAATTTTAAACGAACTCTCATTAATCTTCAACAATTCAAAACGCTTATTGAGACTTATCAATCAATTACTGGATTTTAGAAAGTTAGAAGACAGGAAATTCATATTCAGAGCATCGGAAACCAACCTTTTTACTTTTATAAATAACATCTATAAAGATTTTGAAAGGGAAGCACAAAAGCGGAATATTGATTTTAAAATAGAAGGCAACAATTTAGATTTAACCATATTCTTGGATAGAAATCTTATGGATAAGGTGTTCTTTAATTTATTATCGAATGCTTTTAAATTTACTCCAAACAATGGTAAAATCATAATTGATATTAATGATGAAAGATCTACCAATTTCGTAAAAATATCGATTAAGGATTCTGGTATAGGGATTCCCGACAATGAGTTGGAAAGCGTGTTTAAAGCATTTTACCAAGGCTCTAATAATAATAAAGCCAGCTCTGGAATTGGCTTACATATCTCTCGTGAAATTGTTGAACTGCATAAGGGAAGTATTGAGGTGCACAGCAAGCATGGTTCGGAATTTCTAATTACACTATATAAAGACAGAGCACATTTGAGCAGTGATGAAATCGTATTGGAACCAGCTATGGTTGATAATGAAGTTTCAGGTTTTAATCAAGAGTATGAGGATGATATTTACGATACCGAAGTAATATCAAAATCTGAAGAAAAATACACCATATTGATTATTGAAGACAACTCTGATTTGGTTAAATTTTTGAAAAACAAACTATCGATCTCTTATGAAATATATACATCGGACGGCAATGATGGCATAGAGAAGGCTATAGAGATAATACCAGATATAATCATTTGTGACGTCAACTTACCTGTTAAAGATGGTTTTGAAATCTGTGAAACCTTGAAAAAGGATTTACGCACATCGCATATACCAACTGTTATTCTAACGGCTTTGGGCAATAAAGAGTCTTATATTAAAGGTTTGGAATCTGGTGCAGATTTATATTTGACTAAACCATTTAGTCTGGCAATTTTAAGTCAATCCATAAAAACATTGTTGTATAACAGAGAAAAATTGAGGTACTATTATATCAATAGCATTCATAACATAGGTCAAGAGGCTGAGTTTGGAACTATCGAACAAGAATTTTTACAAAAATTGAACCTAATTATTCGAGAAAATATCGACAACTCAAATTTTACTGTAGAAAATTTAGCCGATCAATTATTAATTTCAAGAGTTCAACTATATAGAAAAATTAAAGCTATTCTAGGTATTAGCATAAGCGATTATATTCAAAATATCCGTCTGGATAAGGCCAAAGAATTATTGAAAGATTCTACATTGTCTATTTCTGAAATTGCATATGCATCAGGCTTTTCGTCTC
- a CDS encoding PQQ-dependent sugar dehydrogenase: protein MTLSKHSFFILFFLSLFACAQDKNPINTNNTHEVIVPDLNIPWGFTFLPDGAMLITEKAGEIIHFKDGRKTEITGVPQVYNRGQGGLLDIALHPDYAQNGWIYLTYASSEGDDNGGHTALMRCKLKNNALVEKEVLYKATPNTTKGQHFGSRIVFDDNGYFFFTIGERGNRDENPQDITRDGGKVYRLNADGTIPNDNPFVDAANAKTAIYSYGHRNPQGMDIHPETREIWAHEHGPKGGDEINIIKPGKNYGWPVISYGVNYSGTSFTDITKKEGMEQPLHYWVPSIAPSGMAFISSDVYNGWKGNLLVGSLKFQYLDNCYIENGKVVKEERLLDGLGRVRSIEQGPDGYMYVGIENLGIVKLIQTK, encoded by the coding sequence ATGACGCTTTCAAAACACAGCTTTTTTATCCTCTTTTTTTTGAGCCTTTTCGCCTGTGCTCAAGATAAAAACCCGATTAACACCAATAACACACATGAAGTCATTGTTCCTGATCTTAATATCCCATGGGGCTTTACCTTTCTTCCAGACGGCGCTATGCTTATTACAGAAAAAGCAGGAGAAATCATTCACTTTAAAGACGGTAGAAAAACCGAGATAACTGGAGTTCCTCAAGTATACAACCGTGGCCAAGGTGGTCTACTGGATATTGCATTACACCCAGACTATGCGCAAAACGGGTGGATTTATTTGACCTATGCGTCTTCTGAAGGTGATGATAATGGAGGACACACCGCCTTGATGCGCTGTAAATTAAAAAATAACGCACTTGTTGAAAAAGAAGTGCTTTACAAGGCAACGCCAAACACAACCAAAGGACAACATTTTGGATCAAGAATTGTTTTTGATGATAATGGCTATTTCTTTTTTACCATTGGAGAACGTGGTAATCGGGACGAAAACCCGCAGGACATTACTAGAGATGGCGGCAAAGTATACCGCCTAAATGCTGATGGCACCATACCCAACGATAATCCCTTTGTAGATGCTGCCAATGCTAAAACGGCCATTTATTCTTACGGACATAGAAATCCGCAAGGCATGGACATACACCCAGAAACCCGCGAGATTTGGGCACATGAACATGGTCCAAAAGGTGGGGACGAAATCAACATTATCAAACCTGGTAAAAATTATGGCTGGCCTGTAATAAGTTACGGTGTCAATTACAGCGGTACTTCGTTTACAGATATTACAAAAAAAGAAGGTATGGAGCAACCGCTACATTATTGGGTACCCTCTATTGCCCCAAGTGGTATGGCTTTTATTTCGAGTGACGTATACAACGGCTGGAAGGGTAACCTATTAGTAGGATCATTAAAATTTCAATATCTAGACAATTGCTATATCGAAAACGGCAAAGTCGTAAAAGAGGAGCGCTTACTTGATGGCTTAGGTCGCGTGCGCTCAATAGAACAAGGTCCTGACGGTTATATGTATGTCGGCATTGAAAACTTAGGCATTGTGAAATTAATTCAAACCAAATGA
- a CDS encoding TonB-dependent receptor domain-containing protein, whose amino-acid sequence MMTKPYGLFLIFILVSLNSFSQIDYHGKVIDKDSGNALERVRIINTISQDTLVSNSNGFFRIPNSGNYKLQKFGFYEQTVNLTTTSYRIISLEPNPSKLSEVIVNANHLPTVLEKATATINIISKKDIERSNNTNFAPILNRVPGLFMQSGALNTNRITIRGIGSRTLYGTSKIRAYFKDIPLTNGSGETTIEDFELASISNIEIIKGATSSSYGAGLGGTIILKPQNSYLNQSSLNNELTVGSFGLIKGINNLNLGFKNNSIRAVYSHTQSDGYRDNNNYNRQTFTLSSQHYINDTNEISVLGSFVNLKAFIPSSINASDFENNPEKAAFTWQQSQGFEDANRGILGLSWNHQYNSNLKQITSVFTSFRTALEPRPFNVLRENSFAVGLRTRLLGNIIVFNKPLNYTFGGEIFNDTYTARTFENLYEDFPAGTGSVEGSKLSDFEEDRRYFNLFFETDYSFSDLTTLTFGLNLNQTSYDLDDNFPSSEVNPDQSGTFKYNTILSPKLGLSHLISEEISLFASVSHGFSPISLNETLLPDGQINTDLRPETGWNFEIGTRGQLLKNRLQYTASLYRLDIKNLVVSRRTALDQFIGINAGRTRHDGLELSLDYKWLQKEAFQLSSFLSYTYNNYTFQDFVDNETDFSGNDLTGVPNQIANLGIDFNTAWGLYGNINQQYVGAIPITDSNLLYTESYMLTNLKFGYKNQLSKGLTFNIFTGLNNLFDKHYAAQVLINATGFGDSAPRYYYPGNPVNYFSGLNLNYVF is encoded by the coding sequence ATGATGACCAAACCTTACGGTCTTTTCCTTATATTCATTTTAGTCTCTTTAAACAGTTTTTCTCAAATCGATTACCACGGAAAAGTGATTGATAAAGACTCTGGTAATGCACTTGAACGCGTGCGCATTATCAATACCATATCCCAAGATACCTTAGTTTCAAATAGTAATGGTTTTTTCAGAATTCCGAATTCTGGAAACTATAAATTACAGAAATTTGGTTTCTATGAGCAAACTGTTAACTTGACCACAACATCCTACCGCATTATATCATTAGAACCCAATCCTTCAAAACTCAGCGAGGTTATAGTTAACGCCAATCATCTCCCAACTGTTTTAGAAAAGGCAACAGCTACCATCAATATCATCAGTAAAAAGGATATCGAACGTTCAAACAACACCAATTTTGCTCCTATTCTCAATCGTGTACCCGGACTTTTTATGCAAAGTGGCGCTTTAAACACAAATCGTATAACCATTAGAGGGATTGGATCACGGACCCTGTACGGCACATCAAAAATTAGAGCTTATTTTAAAGACATCCCACTTACAAATGGCAGTGGTGAAACTACTATAGAAGATTTTGAACTGGCGAGTATTTCAAATATAGAAATTATCAAAGGGGCGACATCTAGCAGTTACGGTGCTGGTCTTGGCGGTACAATCATTTTAAAACCTCAAAATTCTTACTTAAACCAATCCTCTCTAAATAATGAACTTACAGTGGGATCTTTTGGTTTGATCAAAGGTATTAACAATCTTAATCTAGGATTTAAAAACAATAGTATTCGTGCGGTATACAGCCATACACAAAGTGATGGATATCGAGACAATAACAATTACAACAGGCAAACCTTTACTCTAAGTTCTCAACATTATATTAATGATACCAATGAGATTTCAGTTTTAGGAAGTTTCGTCAATCTCAAAGCATTTATTCCTAGTTCTATCAATGCTTCAGACTTTGAAAATAATCCAGAAAAAGCAGCATTTACTTGGCAACAGTCACAAGGATTTGAAGACGCTAACCGAGGCATTTTAGGCTTATCCTGGAATCATCAATACAACAGCAATCTCAAACAAATTACAAGCGTATTCACGTCTTTTAGAACTGCTTTGGAACCGAGACCTTTTAATGTCTTAAGAGAAAATAGTTTTGCTGTTGGGTTAAGAACTCGACTTCTTGGCAATATTATAGTATTCAACAAACCACTTAACTACACCTTTGGCGGCGAAATTTTTAACGATACATACACGGCTCGCACATTTGAAAATCTATATGAAGATTTTCCCGCAGGAACTGGCAGTGTTGAGGGCAGTAAGCTTTCAGATTTTGAAGAAGACCGACGCTATTTTAATTTGTTTTTTGAAACTGATTATTCGTTTTCTGATCTTACCACCCTAACTTTTGGGTTAAACCTCAATCAAACGAGTTACGATTTAGATGATAATTTTCCATCTTCCGAAGTCAATCCAGACCAGTCAGGAACGTTTAAATACAACACGATTTTATCGCCTAAATTGGGACTTTCTCATCTCATTTCCGAAGAAATTAGTCTTTTTGCAAGTGTTAGTCATGGCTTCTCTCCTATTTCACTCAATGAAACGTTATTACCAGATGGGCAAATTAATACCGATCTACGACCAGAAACTGGATGGAATTTTGAAATAGGCACTAGAGGACAACTTTTGAAAAACCGATTACAATACACGGCTTCTTTGTACCGTTTAGACATTAAAAACCTCGTTGTATCACGTCGTACAGCTTTAGATCAATTTATTGGCATTAATGCCGGGAGAACCCGCCATGATGGTTTAGAGCTAAGTCTTGATTATAAATGGTTGCAAAAAGAAGCATTTCAACTCAGTTCTTTTTTATCTTATACTTATAATAATTACACCTTTCAAGACTTTGTGGATAACGAGACTGATTTTTCTGGCAATGATCTTACGGGTGTTCCCAATCAAATTGCCAATTTGGGAATTGATTTTAATACCGCTTGGGGTCTTTATGGCAACATCAACCAACAATACGTTGGTGCCATACCAATAACCGATAGCAATTTATTATATACTGAAAGTTATATGCTTACGAATCTTAAGTTCGGCTATAAGAACCAATTAAGCAAGGGCTTAACATTTAATATCTTTACTGGTCTCAACAATCTCTTTGATAAACATTATGCCGCTCAGGTGCTCATCAATGCCACCGGTTTTGGAGATAGTGCGCCTCGATATTATTATCCTGGAAATCCTGTAAACTATTTTTCGGGACTAAATTTAAATTATGTATTTTAA
- a CDS encoding septum formation initiator family protein, translating to MKNLNMLKYLKNIFVIISIGFAIWMLFFDANSLLIHNELNNEISDLEDEKTYYSKEITKDKKAIKSLSTDEGIERIAREKYYMKKENEDIYIIEYEDSLKLIAHDE from the coding sequence ATGAAAAACTTAAATATGCTTAAGTATTTGAAGAACATTTTTGTGATTATCTCTATAGGCTTTGCTATTTGGATGCTCTTCTTTGACGCCAACTCGCTACTCATTCATAATGAGCTCAACAACGAGATTAGTGATTTGGAAGATGAAAAAACCTATTATAGCAAAGAAATCACTAAAGATAAAAAAGCCATCAAAAGCTTAAGTACCGATGAAGGTATTGAGCGTATTGCACGCGAAAAATATTACATGAAAAAAGAAAATGAAGATATTTATATCATTGAATATGAGGATAGTTTAAAACTGATAGCACATGACGAATGA
- a CDS encoding methylmalonyl-CoA mutase subunit beta — protein sequence MTNEPLFDKFDEVSAKQWKQKIQVDLKGADYNETLIWQSNEGINVKPFYHADHFKVLPDVSKTRPGEFKICQTVFVHDLNLAKHIAVDAIARGAEMIRFIIPSEKIIIKELLQDIQLDNTAVYFELQFLSSEYVKTIPSKYTFILTDIIGNLTKTGNWFKNLNEDHLQFLEIVKHSGQFSIDASIYQNAGATMTQQLAYALAQAAEYLNHLDKKLSKDQKQNLEVIFNVSVGTNYFFEIAKLRAVRVLWSILAEEFEVNSNCHIIALPSKRNMAIYDYNVNMLRTTTECMSAILGGADTINNLAYDTIYHKDNEFGQRIARNQLLVLKHESYFDKVDNPADGSYYIETLTNELAEKALELFKDIEANGGILHQLKDGTIQRKVKESAAKEQAQFEAGDLVLLGSNKHANLDDKMKDDLELYPFVKTNPVKTLIEPIISKRLSEQLEQIRLKEES from the coding sequence ATGACGAATGAACCCTTATTTGATAAATTTGACGAGGTTTCCGCGAAACAATGGAAACAAAAAATACAAGTAGATCTAAAAGGCGCCGACTACAACGAGACCCTAATTTGGCAATCTAATGAAGGCATCAATGTAAAGCCTTTTTACCACGCAGATCATTTTAAGGTTTTACCCGATGTCTCCAAAACACGACCAGGCGAATTTAAAATTTGCCAAACGGTCTTTGTTCATGATCTCAACTTAGCAAAACACATCGCTGTAGATGCTATTGCTAGAGGCGCAGAAATGATTCGATTTATTATTCCTTCTGAAAAAATCATCATAAAGGAGTTATTACAAGACATCCAATTAGATAACACCGCAGTTTATTTTGAACTTCAGTTTCTATCTTCAGAATACGTCAAAACCATCCCTTCAAAATACACGTTTATCTTAACCGATATCATAGGAAATCTAACCAAGACGGGAAATTGGTTTAAAAATTTAAACGAGGATCATCTCCAATTTTTAGAGATCGTTAAACATTCTGGTCAGTTTTCAATAGATGCTTCCATTTATCAAAATGCAGGAGCTACAATGACGCAACAATTGGCCTATGCCCTAGCCCAAGCTGCCGAGTATTTAAATCATTTAGATAAAAAGCTTTCTAAAGATCAAAAACAGAACTTAGAGGTTATATTTAATGTTTCCGTAGGCACAAATTACTTTTTTGAAATCGCAAAATTGAGGGCCGTCAGAGTACTTTGGTCGATTCTCGCTGAAGAATTTGAAGTAAATAGCAACTGCCACATCATAGCTTTGCCCTCTAAACGTAACATGGCCATTTATGATTATAATGTTAATATGTTACGAACTACCACTGAGTGCATGAGTGCTATTCTTGGTGGCGCAGACACTATCAATAATCTGGCCTATGATACCATTTATCATAAAGACAATGAATTTGGTCAACGTATTGCTAGAAATCAATTATTAGTTTTAAAACACGAAAGCTACTTTGACAAAGTAGATAATCCTGCAGATGGCAGCTATTATATAGAGACCTTGACCAATGAGCTTGCAGAAAAAGCATTGGAGTTGTTCAAAGATATTGAAGCTAACGGGGGGATATTGCACCAACTAAAAGACGGAACCATACAACGCAAAGTCAAGGAAAGTGCTGCTAAAGAGCAAGCGCAGTTTGAGGCAGGAGATCTCGTGCTATTGGGCAGTAATAAGCATGCAAATTTAGATGATAAAATGAAAGACGATTTAGAGCTCTATCCGTTTGTAAAAACGAATCCCGTAAAAACCCTTATTGAGCCAATCATTTCTAAACGTCTATCGGAACAACTGGAGCAAATCAGACTAAAAGAAGAGTCTTAA
- a CDS encoding cytochrome c: protein MRAAILLILPALLVLSCNSSEKRTDTIAMSSETETIIAQKDKLKESMERGAAIYMDFCMSCHLPDGKGVPKAYPPLANSDYLKNKQTESIKAIKYGKSGKIVVNSVTYNNMMASLGLTNKEVADVMNYINNSWGNSYGEMLTVEEVSKIEP, encoded by the coding sequence ATGAGAGCAGCTATACTATTAATTCTTCCAGCACTTTTAGTTTTAAGTTGTAATTCTTCTGAAAAAAGAACCGATACCATTGCGATGTCTTCGGAAACAGAAACTATAATAGCACAAAAGGATAAGCTAAAAGAGAGCATGGAACGAGGAGCAGCTATTTACATGGATTTCTGTATGAGCTGTCACCTACCCGACGGTAAAGGCGTGCCCAAAGCTTATCCCCCTTTAGCGAATTCTGACTATTTAAAAAACAAACAGACCGAAAGTATAAAAGCCATTAAATATGGTAAGTCTGGAAAAATTGTGGTTAACAGTGTTACCTATAATAATATGATGGCCAGTTTGGGGCTTACTAACAAAGAGGTGGCCGATGTGATGAACTACATCAATAACAGTTGGGGCAACTCTTATGGTGAAATGCTAACCGTAGAAGAAGTTTCAAAAATTGAACCCTGA